Genomic segment of Streptomyces zhihengii:
ATCGGCACCGGGGGCACCGACGGGCTGGGCTTCTTCACCTCGATCCTCAAGAAGTTGGTCTCCTCATGACCCTGGACACCGTCAAGCACGCGGGCGAGACCCCGGACTCCGAGCAGCCCTGGAAGGAGCTCGGACTCAAGGAGGACGAGTACGCGCGCATCCGCGAGATCCTGGACCGCCGTCCCACCGGCGCCGAGCTCGCGATGTACAGCGTCATGTGGTCCGAGCACTGCTCCTACAAGAGCAGCAAGGTCCACCTCAAGCAGTTCGGCGAGAAGGCCCCCGAGAACGACGCCCTGCTCGTCGGCATCGGCGAGAACGCGGGCGTCGTCGACGTCGGCCAGGGCTACGCGGTGACCTTCAAGGTCGAGTCGCACAACCACCCCTCGTACATCGAGCCCTACCAGGGCGCGGCCACGGGCGTCGGCGGCATCGTCCGCGACATCCTGGCGATGGGCGCCCGTCCGGTCGCCGTCGTCGACCCGCTGCGCTTCGGCGCGGCCGACCACCCCGACACCAAGCGCGTCCTGCCGGGCGTCGTCGCGGGCATCGGCGGCTACGGCAACTGCCTGGGCCTGCCGAACATCGGCGGCGAGGTCGTCTTCGACTCCTGCTACCAGGGCAACCCGCTGGTCAACGCCGGCTGCATCGGCGTGATGAAGCACGAGGACATCCACCTCGCCCAGGCCTCCGGCCCCGGCAACAAGGTCATCCTCTACGGCGCCCGCACCGGCGGCGACGGCATCGGCGGCGTCTCGGTCCTCGCGTCCGAGACCTTCGACGACACCAAGCCCACCAAGCGCCCCGCGGTCCAGGTCGGCGACCCGTTCCAGGAGAAGCTCCTCATCGAGTGCACCCTGGAGATCTTCCGGGAGAAGCTCGTCGCGGGCATCCAGGACCTCGGCGGCGCCGGGCTGTCCTGCGCCACCTCCGAGCTGGCGAGCGCCGGCTCCGGCGGCATGCGGGTCGAGCTGGACACCGTGCCGCTGCGCGACGCGACGCTCTCGCCGGAGGAGATCCTCATGAGCGAGTCGCAGGAGCGCATGTGCGCGATCGTCGAACCGCAGCACGTCGACCGCTTCATGGAGATCTGCGAGAAGTGGGACGTCACCGCCACCGTGATCGGTGAGGTGACCGAGGGCGAGCGGCTGGAGATCTTCTGGCACGGCGAGCTGATCGTGGACGTGCCGCCCGGCACCGTCGCCCACGAGGGCCCGACCTACCACCGCCCGTTCGCCCGGCCGTCCTGGCAGGATGCCCTCCAGGCCGACGACGCGGGCCTGTTGCCGCGCCCCGGGAGCGCGGACGAGCTGCGCGCGCAGGTCCTGAAGCTGGTCGCCTCCCCGAACCAGGCCTCCAAGGCGTGGATCACCGACCAGTACGACCGCTTCGTGCAGGGCAACACCGTGCTCGCCCAGCCCGAGGACGCGGGCATGGTCCGGATCGACGAGGAGTCCAACCTCGGCGTGGCCATGGCGACGGACGGCAACGGCCGCTACGCCAAGCTCGACCCGTACACCGGTGCGCAGCTCGCGCTGGCCGAGGCGTACCGCAACGTGGCCGCCTCCGGCGCCAAGCCGCTGGCGATCTCGGACTGCCTGAACTTCGGCTCGCCCGAGGACCCGGACGTGATGTGGCAGTTCGCCGAGGCCACCCGTGGCCTCGCGGACGGCTGTCTGCAGCTCGGCACCCCGGTCACCGGCGGCAACGTCTCGCTCTACAACCAGACCGGTGACGTGGCGATCCACCCGACGCCGGTGGTCGCCGTGCTCGGTGTGATCGACGACGTCACCCGCCGCACCCCGATCGCGTTCGCCGAGGAGGGGCAGCTGCTCTACCT
This window contains:
- the purL gene encoding phosphoribosylformylglycinamidine synthase subunit PurL, which translates into the protein MTLDTVKHAGETPDSEQPWKELGLKEDEYARIREILDRRPTGAELAMYSVMWSEHCSYKSSKVHLKQFGEKAPENDALLVGIGENAGVVDVGQGYAVTFKVESHNHPSYIEPYQGAATGVGGIVRDILAMGARPVAVVDPLRFGAADHPDTKRVLPGVVAGIGGYGNCLGLPNIGGEVVFDSCYQGNPLVNAGCIGVMKHEDIHLAQASGPGNKVILYGARTGGDGIGGVSVLASETFDDTKPTKRPAVQVGDPFQEKLLIECTLEIFREKLVAGIQDLGGAGLSCATSELASAGSGGMRVELDTVPLRDATLSPEEILMSESQERMCAIVEPQHVDRFMEICEKWDVTATVIGEVTEGERLEIFWHGELIVDVPPGTVAHEGPTYHRPFARPSWQDALQADDAGLLPRPGSADELRAQVLKLVASPNQASKAWITDQYDRFVQGNTVLAQPEDAGMVRIDEESNLGVAMATDGNGRYAKLDPYTGAQLALAEAYRNVAASGAKPLAISDCLNFGSPEDPDVMWQFAEATRGLADGCLQLGTPVTGGNVSLYNQTGDVAIHPTPVVAVLGVIDDVTRRTPIAFAEEGQLLYLLGDTREEFGGSAWSQVVHDHLGGMPPAVDLDREKLLAEILISASRDGMIDAAHDLSDGGLIQAVTESCLRGGHGARLVVPEGLSDGGSATGDAFTFLLSESAGRAVVAVPRSEELRFTDMCGARGLPATRIGVVEGDAVEVQGQFAIGLDELRTAHEATIPGLLV